Proteins encoded by one window of Nitrincola iocasae:
- a CDS encoding GGDEF domain-containing protein, translating to MLKRSNHKAKARNAIASRAQRVPLPNNAQLRQHDRSLLSELQVHQIELEMQNEMLRKVQAELEDTRDRYADLFDFAPVPYLTLSDDGQISDANLAATALLAGDRAAIVGHGFAGFIDPDDLARWTRYMRAGWQVPGVHLPAFELWLRANGNTLLSAELHCMVTARSGASSSMRIALFDTTERRAAAAEMEQFAYLDSLTQLPNRRLFQDRLEQAVTASKRSGRYGAVLFLDLDGFKLLNDTHGHDAGDHLLIEIAHRLRTNLREGDTVARIGGDEFVMILERLDMSEAGAAQFAQEVGEKLKRIIAHRFDPEGIELQCTVSIGIRLFGPAAQVDDLLKQADQALYQAKRAGRNQISFFNATE from the coding sequence ATGCTGAAAAGATCTAATCATAAAGCTAAAGCGCGGAATGCTATTGCATCCCGGGCACAGCGTGTACCCCTGCCAAACAATGCGCAGCTACGCCAGCATGACAGATCCTTGCTGAGTGAACTTCAAGTTCATCAGATCGAATTGGAGATGCAGAATGAGATGCTGCGTAAGGTGCAGGCTGAACTTGAAGATACCCGTGATCGCTATGCTGATCTGTTCGATTTTGCCCCTGTACCTTATCTCACCCTGTCTGATGATGGACAGATCAGCGATGCTAATCTCGCCGCTACTGCGCTATTGGCAGGGGATCGGGCAGCTATAGTTGGCCATGGCTTCGCAGGATTTATCGATCCGGATGACCTGGCGCGCTGGACGCGGTATATGCGTGCCGGCTGGCAAGTGCCGGGTGTCCACCTGCCAGCGTTCGAACTTTGGCTCAGAGCTAACGGGAACACGCTGCTTTCGGCTGAGTTGCACTGTATGGTAACGGCGCGTTCGGGGGCTTCTTCAAGCATGCGTATCGCCTTATTTGACACGACCGAGCGCCGTGCTGCGGCGGCGGAAATGGAACAGTTTGCCTATTTAGATTCACTCACTCAACTGCCGAATCGCAGATTATTTCAGGATCGTCTGGAACAAGCCGTAACGGCCAGCAAGCGCAGTGGTCGCTATGGTGCCGTGTTGTTTCTTGATCTGGATGGTTTCAAGTTACTCAACGATACCCATGGGCATGATGCCGGCGATCATTTGTTGATTGAGATAGCGCATCGCTTGCGCACGAATCTGCGTGAAGGAGATACCGTGGCCCGTATTGGCGGAGATGAGTTTGTGATGATTCTGGAAAGGCTGGATATGTCCGAGGCGGGAGCTGCACAGTTTGCTCAGGAGGTCGGTGAAAAGCTCAAGCGTATTATTGCACACAGATTTGATCCGGAGGGTATAGAATTACAGTGCACTGTCAGTATTGGCATACGCCTGTTCGGTCCGGCTGCACAAGTTGATGACTTGCTTAAACAAGCCGATCAGGCGCTCTACCAGGCCAAGCGGGCCGGGCGCAACCAGATCAGCTTTTTTAATGCAACAGAGTAA
- a CDS encoding chemotaxis protein CheB, protein MNECETAQNPACSSNDATPVPQPFPVVGIGASAGGLEALELFLSGVPTDSGMAYVIVQHLDPTHKGMMPELLQRITCLPVVPVTDHLNVLPDHVYVLPPNHDISIQKSVLYLSKPAAPRGQRLPINFFLNSLALDYRKMAVAVLLSGMGSDGTEGLGAIKKNAGLVLVQDPSSAAFPSMPQSAIDAGLVDIIASAGELPKRIIASLRQESSVEKTSNSRDDLVKSGLDRVLSLMQAHNGQDFSLYKKSTLYRRIERRMGVHQLGHIGDYVRLLEENAQELDLLFKELLIGVTSFFRDPAAWDSLRDIAFPALFQRSPSGRALRAWVPACSTGEEAYSIAISFKEALEVHQPAGRFSLHIFATDLAQDAVDLARLGHYAKDINSKVSAERLARYFIATDDGYQITKEVREMVIFAPQNMAQDPPFTKLDLLSCRNVLIYFGPELQQKLLALFHYSLTPGGILFLGNSETIGSTTHLFEALDSKTRLYRRLDSSHQTLAIDFPTRSSTYSAGTDTPITPPAKNLQILADQLLLREFAPAAVLVNASGDIIYICGRTGRYLEPAAGKANWNVYAMARNGLRHALASTLQQVVRERGRVECHDLSLEDDGNTYQLDLTLQYVEEPEPLHGTVMIVFKELRSKPPTKRQTRKQAQSPVEAQLEKSLEQAQDEVKCLREQMQTSGEELKSTNEELQSSNEELQSTNEELTTSKEEMQSLNEELQTVNVELQSRVDDLSRVNDDMQNLLNSTEVATIFLDNRLHIRRFTEQAAHIIKLISADVGRPLSDLASDLDYPDMAQDAEEVLRTLVFSEKQVTSRNKCWFTVRIMPYRTMQNLINGVVITFIDITLAKNLEAELRATVARIENQTQSTP, encoded by the coding sequence ATGAATGAATGTGAAACTGCTCAGAACCCTGCTTGTAGTAGCAACGATGCAACACCTGTACCCCAACCCTTTCCTGTAGTAGGCATTGGTGCCTCGGCAGGTGGGCTGGAAGCCCTGGAGTTATTTCTAAGCGGTGTACCCACAGACAGCGGCATGGCCTATGTGATCGTACAGCACCTTGACCCAACGCATAAGGGCATGATGCCGGAACTGCTTCAGCGTATCACCTGCTTACCCGTAGTACCGGTGACAGATCACCTCAACGTCCTTCCAGACCATGTCTATGTCCTGCCACCCAACCACGATATATCCATTCAGAAAAGCGTACTCTACCTGTCCAAACCAGCAGCACCGCGCGGGCAGCGCCTGCCGATTAACTTTTTCCTGAATTCTCTGGCACTGGATTACCGCAAAATGGCGGTCGCAGTACTGTTATCGGGTATGGGCTCAGACGGTACCGAGGGTCTGGGGGCCATCAAGAAGAATGCGGGCCTGGTATTGGTACAAGATCCATCCTCTGCCGCATTTCCCTCGATGCCACAAAGTGCAATCGATGCTGGCCTGGTGGATATCATTGCCTCTGCCGGAGAACTACCGAAGCGTATCATCGCGAGTTTACGGCAAGAATCAAGCGTCGAGAAAACCAGTAATAGCCGGGATGACTTGGTTAAAAGCGGACTGGATAGGGTGCTATCTCTGATGCAGGCACACAATGGTCAGGATTTTTCGTTATATAAGAAGAGCACACTCTACCGACGTATCGAACGGCGCATGGGAGTCCATCAACTCGGTCATATTGGTGATTATGTACGCTTGTTAGAGGAAAATGCTCAAGAACTTGATCTGCTGTTCAAAGAATTACTCATCGGCGTTACCAGCTTCTTCCGCGATCCTGCGGCCTGGGACAGCCTGCGTGACATTGCCTTTCCAGCTCTTTTCCAACGCAGTCCATCAGGGCGTGCTTTACGCGCCTGGGTGCCCGCCTGTTCGACCGGTGAAGAAGCTTATTCTATCGCGATCAGCTTTAAAGAGGCCCTGGAAGTACACCAGCCTGCAGGCCGTTTCTCTTTGCACATTTTTGCCACTGATCTGGCTCAGGATGCCGTTGATCTGGCACGCCTGGGTCATTATGCCAAAGACATCAATTCCAAGGTGTCTGCTGAACGGTTAGCGCGTTATTTTATAGCCACTGACGATGGCTATCAGATCACCAAGGAAGTGCGTGAAATGGTAATCTTTGCACCGCAAAATATGGCTCAGGATCCACCTTTCACCAAGCTGGATCTGCTGTCCTGTCGCAATGTACTGATTTACTTCGGGCCCGAGCTGCAGCAAAAACTGCTGGCGTTGTTTCATTATAGCCTGACGCCAGGGGGCATACTCTTCCTGGGCAATTCCGAAACCATCGGTTCCACCACACATTTGTTTGAAGCACTGGATTCAAAAACACGGCTCTATCGTCGTCTGGATAGTTCCCACCAAACGCTCGCGATTGACTTCCCAACTCGCTCTAGCACCTATTCGGCTGGAACGGATACCCCAATTACCCCGCCTGCCAAAAACTTACAGATTCTCGCCGATCAGCTGTTACTGCGCGAATTTGCCCCTGCAGCGGTTCTGGTCAATGCTAGCGGAGACATTATTTACATCTGCGGACGTACCGGTCGCTACTTAGAGCCCGCTGCGGGTAAGGCCAACTGGAATGTCTACGCCATGGCACGTAATGGCCTACGTCATGCTCTCGCGAGCACACTGCAGCAGGTTGTACGCGAGAGAGGACGTGTAGAGTGCCACGACCTCTCTCTGGAAGACGACGGCAACACCTATCAACTTGACCTCACCCTGCAATATGTTGAGGAACCAGAACCCCTGCATGGCACCGTCATGATTGTGTTCAAAGAGTTACGTTCGAAACCACCGACCAAACGCCAAACCAGGAAACAAGCACAGTCGCCGGTAGAAGCCCAACTCGAAAAATCTCTTGAGCAGGCACAGGATGAAGTCAAGTGCCTGCGTGAGCAGATGCAAACCTCAGGCGAGGAGCTCAAATCGACTAACGAAGAGCTGCAATCATCCAACGAAGAGTTGCAATCAACTAACGAAGAACTGACTACCTCGAAGGAAGAGATGCAGTCGCTGAACGAGGAATTGCAGACAGTCAATGTTGAACTGCAATCCAGAGTGGACGACCTGTCACGCGTTAACGACGATATGCAGAACCTGCTCAACAGCACCGAGGTTGCCACCATTTTTCTCGACAACCGTTTACATATCCGCCGTTTTACTGAACAAGCTGCACATATTATTAAACTTATTTCGGCCGATGTTGGACGACCTTTGTCAGATCTGGCCAGTGATCTGGACTACCCGGATATGGCTCAGGATGCAGAGGAGGTGTTGCGTACGCTGGTCTTCTCGGAAAAGCAGGTCACTTCACGTAACAAGTGCTGGTTTACTGTACGTATCATGCCCTATCGAACCATGCAAAATCTTATTAACGGCGTGGTCATTACTTTTATCGATATTACCCTGGCCAAAAATCTGGAAGCAGAATTGCGTGCGACGGTGGCCCGAATAGAAAATCAGACTCAATCTACCCCGTAG
- a CDS encoding BON domain-containing protein has translation MKYLGKYAVAVFFALSMLVMAGCAAPDKQQTVGAYIDDSTITARVKATILDDAELRVSEINVETFDGVVQLSGFVSSETAINRAVRVTQNVEGVKSVKNDMQLK, from the coding sequence ATGAAATATCTTGGCAAATATGCTGTAGCGGTCTTTTTCGCTCTCTCAATGTTAGTCATGGCAGGCTGTGCCGCGCCGGATAAGCAGCAAACGGTAGGTGCCTATATCGATGATTCGACAATTACTGCACGTGTCAAAGCGACCATTCTGGATGATGCAGAACTTAGAGTCAGCGAAATCAATGTTGAAACCTTTGATGGTGTTGTTCAACTGAGCGGTTTTGTCAGCTCAGAAACAGCCATAAACAGAGCTGTTCGCGTTACGCAAAATGTCGAAGGTGTAAAATCGGTCAAAAACGATATGCAACTCAAGTAA
- a CDS encoding Crp/Fnr family transcriptional regulator: MIATPCKVDDPKHNRILAELQDEDYTRLLNDLEQVPLQTGQVLFKPGEKLEHVYFPTSGIVSRVFTTQDGSSAGLAMTGKDGFIGIPLVLGGVHSSYEAVVQSKGYAYRLNAEIYTWELQQSGNLLQLSLAYVQALMTQIAQSVVCNRHHIADQQLCRWLLLSLDLLGGDQIDMIQEVIANMLGVRRECVTAAAGKLQEAGLIHYSRGRIIVVDRAGIEQRACECYNVVKSEYDRLFGQKPIPHARGRFRQNPATLRQRAEKRLEEMPSPPPESSWDSSRMIQELQIHQIELEMNNEELKRAYEETDALRAHYIDIYDFAPAPYLTLNSIGSILEMNLAAAILIKIKRSQKDRHRFQSLLTELSLPIFQRFIDDILHGKVLNTCEVALKSSPEQPETLIKLEGVPNEEGQECRINMSKI, encoded by the coding sequence ATGATTGCAACACCCTGTAAAGTGGATGATCCAAAACACAATCGAATTCTGGCTGAATTACAGGATGAAGATTACACCCGCCTGCTAAACGATCTTGAACAGGTGCCCCTACAGACAGGTCAAGTGCTGTTCAAGCCCGGTGAAAAACTGGAGCATGTTTATTTTCCAACGTCCGGGATCGTATCCAGAGTGTTTACTACTCAGGATGGATCATCAGCCGGACTGGCGATGACCGGCAAAGATGGTTTCATCGGTATCCCGCTGGTACTGGGTGGAGTGCACTCATCCTATGAGGCGGTCGTACAAAGTAAGGGCTACGCCTACCGCCTGAATGCCGAGATTTATACCTGGGAGCTACAACAAAGCGGAAATCTGTTACAACTTTCTCTGGCATACGTACAGGCACTCATGACCCAGATCGCCCAGAGCGTTGTCTGTAATCGCCATCATATTGCCGACCAACAGCTTTGCCGCTGGCTACTGCTCAGCCTGGATCTTTTGGGCGGCGATCAGATTGACATGATCCAGGAAGTCATCGCCAACATGCTCGGCGTGCGCCGCGAATGCGTCACGGCAGCCGCCGGTAAACTTCAGGAAGCCGGCCTTATCCACTACAGCCGTGGACGCATTATCGTCGTCGACAGAGCGGGAATCGAACAGCGTGCGTGCGAATGCTACAATGTAGTCAAATCAGAATATGATCGACTGTTTGGACAAAAACCAATTCCACACGCCAGAGGGCGGTTCCGCCAAAACCCCGCCACACTGCGCCAGCGTGCCGAAAAGCGCTTAGAGGAAATGCCTTCGCCCCCTCCGGAAAGCAGCTGGGACAGTTCTCGGATGATACAGGAACTTCAGATACATCAAATTGAGCTGGAGATGAATAATGAAGAACTCAAACGAGCTTATGAAGAAACCGATGCGCTACGTGCCCACTATATCGATATATATGACTTTGCACCCGCACCTTATCTCACGCTAAACTCGATAGGTTCAATTCTGGAGATGAATCTAGCCGCTGCCATTCTAATCAAAATCAAGCGTTCGCAAAAAGACCGCCATCGCTTTCAATCCTTACTCACCGAGTTATCTCTACCGATCTTTCAACGCTTTATCGATGATATACTCCACGGCAAGGTGCTGAACACCTGTGAGGTCGCTCTCAAATCCAGCCCGGAACAGCCCGAAACATTAATTAAGCTGGAGGGTGTCCCCAATGAAGAGGGCCAGGAGTGCCGCATTAACATGAGCAAAATTTGA
- a CDS encoding transglutaminase-like domain-containing protein — translation MVRLEFSIELAYEVLDDACEFIFNIHPAITQCQKVVSESLTINQSVQPQVFTQQVDGTRCMRLRGYAGPLVIRYEGLLDLVHIEAEPGDLEEIGVGDLPLDVISYIYPSRYCQSDRFRELANKEFGSMASGYDRVCAIKDWVNQRTKFSSGSSAESTSAIETLADQAGVCRDFTHLMITLCRALNIPARFVSGIDYGSDPALGPTDFHAYVEVYLSGRWYLFDPSGLCPTMGLMRLGTGRDAADVSFATVFGSVTSSPVLIKIAAIVDAEKGFMLPVHQAKLLSTADTPVTNYRRVS, via the coding sequence ATGGTTAGATTAGAATTTTCAATTGAACTGGCCTATGAAGTATTGGATGACGCATGCGAATTTATCTTCAATATTCACCCGGCTATAACGCAGTGCCAAAAGGTTGTTAGTGAATCTTTGACTATAAACCAGTCGGTGCAGCCACAGGTGTTTACTCAACAGGTGGATGGTACGCGCTGCATGCGCTTAAGAGGCTATGCCGGACCACTCGTGATTCGCTATGAAGGTCTGCTGGATCTGGTGCATATCGAAGCAGAGCCGGGTGATTTAGAAGAGATTGGGGTGGGCGACCTGCCACTGGATGTGATCAGTTATATCTACCCGAGTCGGTATTGCCAATCAGACCGTTTCCGCGAACTCGCTAACAAGGAGTTCGGCAGCATGGCGTCAGGGTATGATCGTGTCTGTGCGATTAAGGATTGGGTCAATCAACGCACCAAATTCAGCTCCGGCAGCTCAGCAGAAAGCACATCGGCAATAGAGACTCTGGCCGATCAAGCAGGAGTGTGTCGCGATTTTACCCATCTGATGATCACCCTGTGCCGCGCGCTAAATATCCCGGCCCGGTTTGTCTCCGGTATCGATTATGGCTCTGATCCCGCGCTGGGGCCTACAGATTTCCATGCCTATGTTGAGGTCTATCTCAGTGGCCGCTGGTATCTGTTTGATCCGAGTGGCCTATGCCCAACCATGGGGCTAATGCGACTGGGAACCGGTAGGGATGCCGCTGATGTGTCATTTGCTACAGTTTTCGGTTCAGTGACCAGTTCGCCAGTGCTGATCAAAATTGCAGCCATAGTGGATGCTGAAAAAGGATTTATGCTACCCGTACACCAGGCTAAGTTACTGTCGACCGCCGATACGCCGGTCACAAATTACCGTCGGGTGTCTTAA
- a CDS encoding CsbD family protein: MTTSENAINRLSAQWKQHMGAAKIAWGKLTDDQLMETSGHHQKLVGLIEEQYNITREEAEKQVKLFTETHIR, encoded by the coding sequence ATGACAACTTCCGAAAATGCTATTAACCGGCTCTCCGCTCAATGGAAACAGCATATGGGCGCGGCCAAAATCGCCTGGGGCAAACTCACTGATGATCAGTTGATGGAAACTTCCGGTCACCATCAAAAACTGGTTGGCCTGATAGAAGAGCAGTACAACATCACCCGCGAAGAAGCCGAGAAACAAGTGAAACTGTTCACCGAGACGCATATTCGCTAA
- a CDS encoding DUF2254 domain-containing protein, producing the protein MLSLDRFRFVFSRIKERLWIKPLIVCVLSVGGTFIAMLADDAGLSRLLPEVSQGSVESLLSIMASSMLVIATFAVGSMVAAYASASTGATPRSLPLVIADDVTQNALSVFIGAFIFSIVSLIAVKNDLFDSAGLFAIFVLTLLVFTLVIVTFVRWVDRIARLGRVVNIIEKAENAAADALDRRRHAPTLGALAVSSQQAHSKGILVSSPRVGYVQHIDLETLQSCAETFNCQVVVIAVPGTFVSAGRPLLRIEGHLEGCNAFKPDAFSSAFTVRSNRAFEDDPRLGLLALSEIADKALSPGINDPGTAINVIGTLVRLLTLWQSPLESDRLAEIIYDRVAVPELVIDDLFDDAFTAIARDGAAMVEVSIRLQKAFCALAEAGDPAMTAAARKHSRMALARSERAMLLPDDIDAVRRVAYRLIN; encoded by the coding sequence ATGCTGAGCCTGGACAGGTTTCGTTTTGTTTTCAGCCGTATCAAAGAGCGTTTGTGGATCAAACCCCTGATAGTGTGCGTGCTTTCTGTTGGCGGTACATTCATCGCCATGCTGGCTGACGATGCGGGACTTTCCAGACTGTTGCCCGAGGTCAGTCAAGGGTCAGTGGAGTCGTTGTTGTCCATCATGGCATCCAGCATGCTGGTTATCGCGACCTTTGCCGTAGGCTCGATGGTTGCGGCTTATGCTTCCGCGAGTACCGGCGCTACCCCTCGCTCCCTGCCTTTGGTAATTGCCGATGACGTTACTCAAAACGCCTTGTCTGTGTTTATCGGTGCTTTCATCTTCAGTATTGTTTCCCTCATAGCGGTCAAGAATGATCTGTTCGACTCGGCAGGTCTGTTTGCGATTTTTGTGCTGACTCTGCTGGTTTTCACTCTTGTCATCGTCACCTTCGTTCGCTGGGTAGACAGAATTGCCCGGCTGGGTCGGGTAGTGAATATCATTGAGAAAGCAGAAAATGCCGCTGCTGATGCCCTGGATCGCCGCCGTCATGCCCCCACGCTGGGTGCTTTGGCAGTCTCATCACAACAGGCCCACAGCAAGGGAATTCTGGTCAGTTCGCCAAGGGTTGGGTATGTACAGCATATTGACCTGGAGACGTTGCAATCCTGCGCTGAAACCTTTAACTGTCAGGTTGTAGTCATTGCCGTGCCAGGCACTTTTGTCAGTGCAGGGCGTCCGTTGCTGCGTATTGAAGGACACCTTGAGGGCTGTAATGCGTTCAAGCCTGATGCTTTTTCGAGTGCCTTCACTGTGCGCTCAAATCGTGCTTTTGAAGATGATCCCCGTCTTGGGCTGCTTGCCTTGTCCGAAATTGCCGATAAGGCACTATCACCGGGAATTAATGACCCTGGAACCGCAATCAATGTTATTGGCACATTGGTACGGCTGCTGACGCTTTGGCAATCACCGCTGGAGAGCGACAGATTAGCCGAGATTATCTACGATCGCGTAGCGGTTCCCGAGCTCGTGATTGACGACTTGTTCGATGACGCCTTTACGGCAATTGCCCGTGATGGTGCAGCAATGGTTGAGGTTTCTATCCGTCTGCAGAAAGCTTTCTGCGCTTTGGCTGAAGCGGGTGATCCTGCGATGACTGCTGCCGCCAGAAAACATTCACGTATGGCACTGGCACGCTCAGAACGGGCTATGTTACTCCCGGATGATATCGATGCTGTACGCAGGGTTGCTTATCGCCTTATCAACTGA
- a CDS encoding GlsB/YeaQ/YmgE family stress response membrane protein, protein MGIIIWLVMGGLVGWVASMIMGTEAQQGIILNVIVGIVGALIGGWLIGPLLGAGSINDGISIMSFVVSLIGAVILLAILSLFQRRSKV, encoded by the coding sequence ATGGGTATTATCATATGGCTCGTCATGGGTGGCCTGGTTGGCTGGGTCGCAAGCATGATCATGGGAACTGAAGCTCAGCAAGGCATCATTCTCAACGTCATAGTCGGTATTGTCGGCGCACTGATCGGCGGATGGCTGATCGGGCCACTGCTCGGTGCGGGCTCCATAAACGATGGCATCTCTATCATGAGTTTCGTCGTGTCACTGATTGGTGCGGTAATACTGCTTGCCATCCTAAGCCTTTTTCAACGTAGATCGAAGGTCTGA
- a CDS encoding catalase — protein MARNKKPAQSPQAGISADANATTLTTNQGVRIEDNQNSLKAGLRGPSLLEDFILREKITHFDHERIPERIVHARGSAAHGYFEAYDTLTQYTRAAPFAEKGKITPVFVRFSTVAGERGSKDTARDARGFAVKFYSDEGNWDLVGNNIPVFFIQDAMKFPDLVHALKPEPHHGMPQAGSAHDTFWDFVSLMPESTHMLMWVMSDRGIPRSYRMMQGFGVHTFRLVNAQGESVFCKFHWKPLLGTHSLVWDEAVKIAGADPDFHRRDLWEAIESGEFPEWELGLQIFTEEQAESFSFDVLDATKLIPEELVPLTPVGRMVLNRNPDNFFAETEQVAFCTAHIIPGIDFSNDPLLAGRIHSYVDTQITRLGGANFHEIPVNAPLASIQNNQRDGMHRQAVPSGRIAYEPNSLAGGCPLLIGASGFESFPEVLEVDKVRGKPEKFFEHYVQATLFFDSQTAAEKEHIIAAFRFELSKVGVRAIRERMLSSLVNVSVQLAAKVAAGLGMEVPAAMSKVIADPPLPEVTVSPALSLMALPGDGGIRTRQIAMLVESGVQHASLASLYDILTDAGAVVHWVGPRVGLFTGSCGEKIQAGKSMENSPGVLFDAVVLPDGCDAVQALAGNDHTMEFLTDMFRHGKTLLALGAGRKLLDMAGIDHSLQETNKGILLAKSAKAAETAPAFIEAVAAHRHSSRNSGPPA, from the coding sequence ATGGCCAGGAACAAAAAACCAGCTCAGTCGCCACAAGCAGGCATCAGTGCTGATGCGAACGCTACAACCTTGACCACTAATCAAGGTGTTCGCATTGAGGATAATCAAAATAGTTTGAAAGCCGGTTTGCGTGGACCCTCGTTACTTGAAGATTTTATTCTGCGAGAAAAAATCACCCACTTTGATCACGAACGCATTCCTGAACGCATCGTCCATGCGCGCGGTTCTGCCGCTCACGGCTACTTCGAAGCCTATGATACGTTGACTCAGTACACTCGCGCCGCGCCGTTCGCTGAAAAGGGGAAGATCACTCCGGTGTTCGTGCGCTTTTCCACCGTGGCTGGCGAGCGTGGCTCAAAAGACACTGCGCGTGATGCCCGTGGTTTCGCCGTGAAGTTCTATAGCGATGAGGGTAACTGGGATCTGGTCGGCAATAACATACCGGTATTCTTTATTCAGGATGCGATGAAGTTTCCTGATCTGGTTCACGCCCTCAAGCCGGAACCGCATCATGGTATGCCACAGGCCGGGTCTGCGCATGATACCTTCTGGGATTTTGTTTCGCTGATGCCGGAGTCCACACATATGCTGATGTGGGTGATGTCGGATCGTGGGATACCCCGCAGTTATCGGATGATGCAGGGCTTTGGCGTGCATACCTTTCGCCTGGTTAACGCGCAGGGTGAATCGGTATTCTGCAAGTTCCACTGGAAGCCGCTGCTGGGAACCCATTCTCTGGTCTGGGATGAAGCGGTGAAGATAGCCGGTGCGGATCCTGATTTTCATCGGCGTGATTTGTGGGAGGCCATCGAGTCTGGGGAATTCCCGGAATGGGAGTTGGGGCTACAGATTTTCACCGAAGAACAGGCAGAAAGCTTCAGCTTCGATGTGCTTGACGCGACCAAGCTGATACCGGAAGAATTGGTACCTCTGACGCCTGTCGGGCGCATGGTGCTTAATCGCAACCCGGATAACTTTTTCGCCGAAACCGAACAGGTTGCCTTCTGTACCGCGCACATTATACCGGGCATCGACTTCTCCAATGATCCATTGCTTGCCGGTCGCATCCATTCCTATGTGGATACGCAGATCACTCGACTCGGTGGTGCTAACTTCCACGAAATTCCAGTCAATGCACCGCTTGCCTCAATACAGAATAACCAGCGTGATGGCATGCATCGTCAAGCCGTGCCTTCAGGGCGTATTGCCTATGAGCCGAATTCATTGGCCGGTGGCTGCCCCCTTCTGATCGGAGCCTCCGGGTTTGAGTCCTTTCCTGAGGTCCTTGAGGTAGATAAAGTGCGTGGAAAGCCGGAGAAATTTTTCGAGCACTATGTCCAGGCCACCCTGTTTTTTGACAGTCAGACAGCAGCCGAAAAAGAACATATTATAGCTGCCTTCCGCTTCGAACTGAGTAAGGTCGGAGTTCGCGCCATACGTGAAAGGATGCTATCTTCATTAGTAAACGTTTCAGTACAACTGGCCGCCAAAGTTGCTGCTGGTCTGGGTATGGAGGTGCCTGCTGCCATGTCTAAGGTCATTGCTGATCCACCCTTGCCTGAGGTCACCGTTTCTCCTGCCTTGTCACTGATGGCGCTACCGGGTGACGGTGGTATTCGTACCCGCCAGATTGCCATGCTGGTTGAGAGTGGCGTCCAGCATGCCTCTCTTGCCAGTCTTTATGATATCCTCACCGATGCGGGTGCTGTCGTACATTGGGTGGGGCCACGCGTGGGTCTGTTTACGGGTTCCTGCGGTGAGAAAATACAAGCGGGCAAGTCGATGGAAAACTCTCCGGGGGTTCTCTTCGATGCTGTGGTGCTGCCTGATGGTTGCGATGCCGTCCAGGCACTCGCAGGCAACGACCATACTATGGAGTTTTTAACAGATATGTTCAGACACGGTAAAACGCTACTGGCTTTAGGTGCCGGACGGAAGTTGCTGGACATGGCCGGTATTGATCACTCTCTGCAAGAAACGAACAAGGGTATCCTGCTGGCCAAGAGTGCCAAGGCTGCTGAAACGGCGCCTGCATTCATTGAAGCAGTCGCCGCTCATCGCCATTCATCCCGCAATAGTGGCCCTCCTGCTTGA
- a CDS encoding PRC-barrel domain-containing protein — MKKLHSLVFCALVTPAITLGAGSVLAQQPTEQDSANQQHKSDVYKDDKQSAANTTLSNQNSEGQDSGQSSSMTETDRNKTSDLSGMQNRGYLESAPVNGTQASELIGADVRTNNDDIGSISELIIDESGQVVAILVSVGGFLGLGEKDVAIGWDHVTITGTGDEQELRVDVTGEDLRSAPKFAKLD; from the coding sequence ATGAAGAAGCTACATTCACTTGTCTTTTGTGCATTGGTCACACCCGCTATTACCCTGGGTGCAGGATCTGTGCTGGCTCAACAACCGACTGAACAGGATAGTGCTAACCAACAGCATAAGTCGGATGTTTACAAGGATGACAAGCAATCTGCTGCTAACACTACACTAAGTAACCAAAATTCAGAGGGACAGGACTCTGGACAGTCTAGTTCTATGACGGAAACAGATCGCAATAAAACCAGCGACCTGTCTGGCATGCAGAACCGCGGCTACCTGGAATCTGCTCCCGTAAATGGAACTCAGGCGAGCGAACTGATTGGTGCTGATGTTCGAACCAACAATGATGATATAGGTTCAATTAGTGAGCTGATTATTGATGAGTCGGGCCAGGTCGTAGCCATTCTGGTTAGCGTCGGTGGTTTTCTGGGCTTGGGTGAAAAAGATGTAGCCATAGGCTGGGATCACGTAACCATCACTGGCACAGGCGACGAGCAGGAACTGCGCGTTGACGTGACCGGTGAAGACCTGCGCTCTGCACCAAAGTTTGCAAAACTAGATTAA